From a single Pleurodeles waltl isolate 20211129_DDA chromosome 10, aPleWal1.hap1.20221129, whole genome shotgun sequence genomic region:
- the LOC138262166 gene encoding uncharacterized protein has translation MSENTCVDELPDGAKKNCELFSVWGITEENACVAKRPDKVLRNNSCCIYVENVCFGSNDDRKVWIPLSAYREMQEKCRKLEHENRNLREQISPTESYKKAVFEESFLSHSSNEGVKTAPSCTEFPCEPGFLAAKVHSLIDNTDDELPLQNAQVKRRILEQDTPSFISLFDFWKKNSPHLREILTLLYMVTVKNNMQLRACDLANEIMQTLGFCAVQEGNTYVYLNQEQGKKIVPLARIIQWIWYLQDRARVPQVKELSMKLCAPFEFVSTEDKKHVCFTNDSLTEMLLSGTVEGTALYNVCQILKQDLREMCHFYADFWFFDNVLATWLVPNWFNYLADVNEKNAEREVFTQNSALVGMAMWVPQKCEKATYRSYHVSPLSLSALCGPPSGVCVWGRGRDRIPNLNLAE, from the coding sequence atgtctgagaatacatgtgttgatgaactgcctgatggtgctaagaaaaactgtgaattgttttctgtttggggaattacagaagaaaatgcatgtgtagctaaaaggcctgataaggttttgagaaataattcctgttgtatatatgtagaaaacgtgtgttttggaagtaatgatgacagaaaggtctggatacctttatctgcttacagagaaatgcaggagaaatgtaggaagttggaacatgaaaataggaatttacgtgagcaaattagcccgactgaaagttataaaaaggctgtttttgaagaatctttcttgtcccattccagtaatgagggggttaagacagctccgagctgcactgagtttccgtgtgagccagggtttttggcagccaaagtgcattccttaattgATAACACGGacgacgagttaccgttgcaaaatgcacaagtaaaacgaaggattttagagcaagacaccccgagtttcattagcttgtttgatttttggaaaaagaatagccctcatttgagagaaatcctaacacttttgtacatggtcactgtgaaaaataatatgcagctgcgcgcttgtgatttggcaaatgaaataatgcagactttaggtttctgcgcagtgcaagaaggaaatacttatgtatatttaaatcaagaacaaggaaagaaaatagtgcccctagctagaatcatacaatggatctggtacttgcaagacagggctagagtaccacaggtaaaagaattatcaatgaaattgtgtgcaccatttgaattcgtgtctactgaagataaaaagcatgtttgttttactaatgattcattgactgaaatgttgctttctggcacagtagaaggaacagcgttgtataatgtgtgtcagattttaaagcaagacctacgtgagatgtgtcatttttacgctgatttttggttctttgataatgttttagccacatggcttgtacctaactggttcaattaccttgcagatgttaatgagaaaaatgcagagagagaagtgttcacccagaattctgccttagtggggatggctatgtgggtgccccagaaatgtgaaaaggccacttacag